The following are encoded together in the Lactuca sativa cultivar Salinas chromosome 1, Lsat_Salinas_v11, whole genome shotgun sequence genome:
- the LOC111897395 gene encoding protein STRUBBELIG-RECEPTOR FAMILY 8 isoform X2, giving the protein MLTNWKNNAGDPCGESWRGVTCQGTSVVSIELPGLGLDGTLGYLLSSFMSLKTLDLSGNNIHDTLPYQLPPNLTSLNFANNNISGSLPYSIAVMFNLNYMNLSSNMLSQNIGNIFYNLTSLATLDLSHNNFTGDLPNSISSLSNISTFHAQNNQLTGSLSSLSSLPLTNINIANNNFTGWIPKELLSIPTFIYDGNSFENAPTPLPPPSTPPSPLIINNNRSHSLPSVPTGSNGQLSRTSNQKKLRIGAILGISLCSALLLFLGLLLLVFCLRKGVKTEKGHKTSSESHPLSVNTEMQEQWVKPTEENMFEIQNYGSTTTKSVESPITSISYTVAALQTATNSFSQENIIGEGSLGRVYKAEFPRGKIMVIKKIDNSALSLQDEDNFVANVSNMSRLRHPNIVLLEGYCVEHGQRLLVYEYIANGSLHDLLHFGDEHNKSLTWNARVKVALGTARALEYLHEVCMPCVVHKNFKSSNILLDEELNPHLSDCGLAALTPNTQRETSTTQTVGSFGYSAPEFALSGIYTTKSDVYSFGVVMLELLTGRKPLDSSRVRSEQSLVRWATPQLHDIDLLAKMVDPSLNGMYPAKSLSRFADVIALCVQPEPEFRPPMSEVVQALVRLMQRASMANKRSNGDSGFIYKTPDHDMLY; this is encoded by the exons ATG CTAACTAACTGGAAAAATAATGCTGGTGATCCATGTGGAGAGTCATGGAGAGGGGTTACCTGTCAGGGTACATCTGTTGTTTCCAT TGAACTTCCTGGGTTAGGACTTGATGGTACATTGGGATACTTGTTATCAAGCTTCATGTCACTCAAAACATT GGATTTAAGTGGGAACAACATTCATGACACACTTCCATACCAGTTACCACCAAATCTTACCAGCCT GAATTTTGCAAACAACAATATAAGTGGAAGTCTTCCTTATTCCATTGCTGTGATGTTTAATCTGAATTACAT GAATCTTAGTAGCAATATGCTCTCTCAGAATATTGGCAATATTTTTTATAATCTCACTAGCCTTGCAACTTT GGATCTTTCACATAACAACTTCACTGGAGATCTACCGAATTCCATCAGTTCATTGTCGAACATTTCTACATT tCATGCACAGAACAATCAATTAACTGGTTCTTTAAGTTCCCTTTCTAGTCTCCCTTTGACAAATAT AAATATAGCAAACAACAATTTCACTGGATGGATACCAAAGGAGCTTCTCTCCATACCTACTTTCAT ATATGATGGAAATTCATTTGAGAATGCTCCCACTCCTCTTCCACCTCCATCCACCCCACCTTCACCCCTTATAATCAATAACAATAGAAGCCATTCTCTTCCAAGTGTGCCTACAGGCTCTAATGGTCAATTATCAAGAACTAGTAATCAGAAAAAGCTGAGGATTGGAGCTATTTTAGGCATAAGTTTGTGTTCTGCGCTCTTGCTCTTTTTAGGGCTTCTTTTACTCGTCTTCTGCCTTCGAAAAGGGGTAAAAACGGAAAAGGGTCATAAAACTTCTTCAGAAAGCCATCCACTCAGTG TTAATACAGAAATGCAAGAGCAGTGGGTAAAACCAACAGAAGAAAACATGTTTGAGATACAAAATTATGGGTCTACAACTACAAAGAGTGTTGAGTCTCCTATAACATCAATCTCATACACAGTTGCAGCTTTACAAACAGCAACCAACAGTTTCAGTCAAGAAAACATAATTGGTGAAGGCTCTTTGGGTCGTGTTTACAAAGCAGAGTTCCCCAGAGGGAag ATAATGGTCATCAAGAAGATAGATAATTCAGCATTATCACTACAAGATGAAGATAATTTTGTAGCAAATGTTTCAAATATGTCACGACTAAGGCATCCAAACATAGTTCTGTTAGAAGGATATTGTGTAGAGCATGGGCAACGCCTTTTGGTTTATGAATACATTGCAAATGGGAGTTTGCATGATTTGTTGCATTTTGGTGATGAGCACAACAAATCCCTCACATGGAATGCACGTGTTAAAGTAGCACTTGGCACAGCTCGAGCCCTAGA GTATTTGCATGAAGTTTGCATGCCATGTGTTGTACATAAAAACTTCAAGTCATCAAACATTTTACTCGATGAAGAGCTCAACCCTCATTTATCAGACTGTGGTTTAGCCGCTCTTACACCAAACACACAGCGGGAG ACATCAACAACACAGACAGTGGGTTCATTTGGTTATAGTGCCCCTGAATTTGCATTGTCGGGTATTTATACTACAAAAAGTGATGTTTATAGCTTTGGAGTCGTGATGTTGGAGCTTTTGACTGGTCGAAAGCCACTCGACAG CTCAAGAGTGAGATCTGAGCAATCACTTGTGAGATGGGCGACCCCTCAACTTCATGATATAGACTTATTGGCTAAAATGGTTGATCCTTCACTCAATGGCATGTATCCTGCCAAGTCTTTGTCTAGGTTTGCTGACGTCATTGCCCTTTGTGTTCAG CCCGAACCAGAGTTTCGGCCTCCCATGTCTGAAGTTGTGCAAGCATTAGTTCGTTTGATGCAAAGGGCAAGCATGGCCAACAAACGATCTAATGGGGACTCAGGATTCATATACAAAACCCCTGATCACGACATGTTATATTAA
- the LOC111897396 gene encoding chromatin remodeling protein EBS yields the protein MAKTRPGKRDLEFYTIRGTNKVVRAGDSVLMRSSENEKNPYVARVENIEADVKGNVKVKVRWYYRPEESMGGRRQFHGIKELFLSDHFDIQSAHTIEDKCIVHSFKNYTKLEDVGPEDYFCRFEYKAATGGFTPDRVAVYCKCEMPYNPDDLMVQCEACKDWYHPTCLNMTTEQAKQLDSFTCSDCSSEDVKRPPNRNSSSSLVNGKGEHKRQKR from the exons ATGGCGAAAACTCGACCAGGCAAGAGAGACTTGGAATTCTACACCATCAGAGGCACCAATAAAGTAGTCCGAG CTGGAGATTCTGTGTTGATGAGATCTTCTGAGAATGAGAAGAACCCGTATGTAGCTCGTGTGGAGAACATAGAAGCGGATGTCAAAGGAAACGTGAAGGTTAAAGTTCGATGGTATTATCGTCCAGAGGAATCAATGGGAGGGAGAAGACAATTTCATGGGATAAAAGAGTTGTTTTTATCCGACCACTTTGATATCCAAAGTGCTCATACAATTGAAGACAAATGTATTGTCCATtccttcaagaattacaccaagcTTGAGGATGTGGGACCCGAGGACTACTTTTGTAGATTTGAGTACAAGGCTGCCACCGGAGGGTTCACGCCTGACCGTGTTGCAGT GTATTGCAAATGTGAAATGCCATATAATCCTGATGACTTAATGGTGCAATGTGAAGCTTGCAAAGACTG GTATCATCCAACTTGTTTGAATATGACTACTGAGCAGGCAAAGCAATTAGATAGCTTTACATGTTCTGATTGCTCATCTGAAGATGTCAAGAGACCTCCAAATAGAAATTCTTCATCATCTCTGGTCAATGGCAAG GGTGAACACAAGCGACAAAAGAGGTGA
- the LOC111897395 gene encoding protein STRUBBELIG-RECEPTOR FAMILY 8 isoform X1 encodes MAKISFQRVLMLKFVSVIFMFLSCVEAITDPTDVQALGVLYSSLNNSAQLTNWKNNAGDPCGESWRGVTCQGTSVVSIELPGLGLDGTLGYLLSSFMSLKTLDLSGNNIHDTLPYQLPPNLTSLNFANNNISGSLPYSIAVMFNLNYMNLSSNMLSQNIGNIFYNLTSLATLDLSHNNFTGDLPNSISSLSNISTFHAQNNQLTGSLSSLSSLPLTNINIANNNFTGWIPKELLSIPTFIYDGNSFENAPTPLPPPSTPPSPLIINNNRSHSLPSVPTGSNGQLSRTSNQKKLRIGAILGISLCSALLLFLGLLLLVFCLRKGVKTEKGHKTSSESHPLSVNTEMQEQWVKPTEENMFEIQNYGSTTTKSVESPITSISYTVAALQTATNSFSQENIIGEGSLGRVYKAEFPRGKIMVIKKIDNSALSLQDEDNFVANVSNMSRLRHPNIVLLEGYCVEHGQRLLVYEYIANGSLHDLLHFGDEHNKSLTWNARVKVALGTARALEYLHEVCMPCVVHKNFKSSNILLDEELNPHLSDCGLAALTPNTQRETSTTQTVGSFGYSAPEFALSGIYTTKSDVYSFGVVMLELLTGRKPLDSSRVRSEQSLVRWATPQLHDIDLLAKMVDPSLNGMYPAKSLSRFADVIALCVQPEPEFRPPMSEVVQALVRLMQRASMANKRSNGDSGFIYKTPDHDMLY; translated from the exons ATGGCTAAAATCAGCTTCCAACGCGTTTTGATGTTGAAGTTCGTTTCGGTGATCTTCATGTTCTTGAGCTGTGTTGAAGCCATTACTGATCCAACTGATG TTCAAGCACTTGGGGTTTTGTACTCATCTTTAAACAATTCTGCCCAGCTAACTAACTGGAAAAATAATGCTGGTGATCCATGTGGAGAGTCATGGAGAGGGGTTACCTGTCAGGGTACATCTGTTGTTTCCAT TGAACTTCCTGGGTTAGGACTTGATGGTACATTGGGATACTTGTTATCAAGCTTCATGTCACTCAAAACATT GGATTTAAGTGGGAACAACATTCATGACACACTTCCATACCAGTTACCACCAAATCTTACCAGCCT GAATTTTGCAAACAACAATATAAGTGGAAGTCTTCCTTATTCCATTGCTGTGATGTTTAATCTGAATTACAT GAATCTTAGTAGCAATATGCTCTCTCAGAATATTGGCAATATTTTTTATAATCTCACTAGCCTTGCAACTTT GGATCTTTCACATAACAACTTCACTGGAGATCTACCGAATTCCATCAGTTCATTGTCGAACATTTCTACATT tCATGCACAGAACAATCAATTAACTGGTTCTTTAAGTTCCCTTTCTAGTCTCCCTTTGACAAATAT AAATATAGCAAACAACAATTTCACTGGATGGATACCAAAGGAGCTTCTCTCCATACCTACTTTCAT ATATGATGGAAATTCATTTGAGAATGCTCCCACTCCTCTTCCACCTCCATCCACCCCACCTTCACCCCTTATAATCAATAACAATAGAAGCCATTCTCTTCCAAGTGTGCCTACAGGCTCTAATGGTCAATTATCAAGAACTAGTAATCAGAAAAAGCTGAGGATTGGAGCTATTTTAGGCATAAGTTTGTGTTCTGCGCTCTTGCTCTTTTTAGGGCTTCTTTTACTCGTCTTCTGCCTTCGAAAAGGGGTAAAAACGGAAAAGGGTCATAAAACTTCTTCAGAAAGCCATCCACTCAGTG TTAATACAGAAATGCAAGAGCAGTGGGTAAAACCAACAGAAGAAAACATGTTTGAGATACAAAATTATGGGTCTACAACTACAAAGAGTGTTGAGTCTCCTATAACATCAATCTCATACACAGTTGCAGCTTTACAAACAGCAACCAACAGTTTCAGTCAAGAAAACATAATTGGTGAAGGCTCTTTGGGTCGTGTTTACAAAGCAGAGTTCCCCAGAGGGAag ATAATGGTCATCAAGAAGATAGATAATTCAGCATTATCACTACAAGATGAAGATAATTTTGTAGCAAATGTTTCAAATATGTCACGACTAAGGCATCCAAACATAGTTCTGTTAGAAGGATATTGTGTAGAGCATGGGCAACGCCTTTTGGTTTATGAATACATTGCAAATGGGAGTTTGCATGATTTGTTGCATTTTGGTGATGAGCACAACAAATCCCTCACATGGAATGCACGTGTTAAAGTAGCACTTGGCACAGCTCGAGCCCTAGA GTATTTGCATGAAGTTTGCATGCCATGTGTTGTACATAAAAACTTCAAGTCATCAAACATTTTACTCGATGAAGAGCTCAACCCTCATTTATCAGACTGTGGTTTAGCCGCTCTTACACCAAACACACAGCGGGAG ACATCAACAACACAGACAGTGGGTTCATTTGGTTATAGTGCCCCTGAATTTGCATTGTCGGGTATTTATACTACAAAAAGTGATGTTTATAGCTTTGGAGTCGTGATGTTGGAGCTTTTGACTGGTCGAAAGCCACTCGACAG CTCAAGAGTGAGATCTGAGCAATCACTTGTGAGATGGGCGACCCCTCAACTTCATGATATAGACTTATTGGCTAAAATGGTTGATCCTTCACTCAATGGCATGTATCCTGCCAAGTCTTTGTCTAGGTTTGCTGACGTCATTGCCCTTTGTGTTCAG CCCGAACCAGAGTTTCGGCCTCCCATGTCTGAAGTTGTGCAAGCATTAGTTCGTTTGATGCAAAGGGCAAGCATGGCCAACAAACGATCTAATGGGGACTCAGGATTCATATACAAAACCCCTGATCACGACATGTTATATTAA